The following are from one region of the Bacillus methanolicus MGA3 genome:
- a CDS encoding amidase family protein, translating to MAVKKPTIEQLKKIAEEFNLTLTTDELSSYQKLMEGTLESYNRLNQLVEPSLPVKYPRTPGYRPSVEENPYNAWYWKTSIKGNSNGKLAGKTIVLKDNISLAGVPMMNGSAILEGFVPDEDATIVTRILDAGGEIVGKAVCEDLCLSGGSHTSASGPVLNPHDPTRSSGGSSSGCAVLVATGEVDMAIGVTKEDLFGCLAVGPVYTV from the coding sequence ATGGCTGTTAAAAAACCAACGATTGAACAATTAAAAAAAATTGCAGAGGAGTTTAATCTTACTCTCACAACTGACGAACTATCTTCATATCAAAAATTAATGGAAGGTACACTTGAATCCTATAATCGTTTAAATCAGCTTGTAGAACCAAGTCTTCCAGTAAAATATCCACGTACTCCAGGGTATCGACCAAGTGTCGAAGAAAACCCATACAATGCCTGGTATTGGAAAACTAGCATAAAAGGAAATAGTAATGGGAAATTAGCGGGGAAAACAATTGTTCTAAAAGATAATATAAGTCTAGCAGGTGTTCCTATGATGAATGGTTCAGCTATTCTAGAAGGTTTTGTTCCTGACGAAGACGCTACCATTGTAACTAGAATACTTGATGCCGGTGGAGAAATTGTAGGCAAAGCCGTTTGCGAAGATTTGTGCCTATCTGGAGGCAGCCATACTTCTGCATCAGGACCCGTCTTAAATCCACACGACCCTACTAGATCATCAGGCGGTTCCTCTAGTGGATGTGCAGTATTAGTTGCAACAGGTGAAGTTGACATGGCAATAGGGGTGACCAAGGAGGATCTATTCGGATGCCTAGCTGTTGGTCCAGTGTATACGGTCTAA